In the Paralichthys olivaceus isolate ysfri-2021 chromosome 15, ASM2471397v2, whole genome shotgun sequence genome, one interval contains:
- the smyd4 gene encoding SET and MYND domain-containing protein 4: MDLPCVQWQDHVAQKWTRLDTELQERFTSLTEVDDVFKCALTLTTQDDLDFLESICERDSGQKDTERAAKCREKGNCSFRSRDHTAAALHYSQGVCFAPLRSEQLPLCYANRSAALYHLQLHQECLNDIDRALKNGYPSHLLHKLEERRTQCLKHISGGQKEKDDRHGPASKNHKGADRAEAPSVLKSEICPQAAVGFSPEKGRHLVAVQRIAAGEVILTDRPYSCVLIPGIEEVQGRRGGLDTEGGGFGTEHRRCHRCLSETLCPVPCDGCSYSRYCSTGCQRDAWEEHHRWECPLGADLMVMGVMSQLALRVTLKAGLKNVQTAREPIRGKHTKSEPDGPSRESSETYTNQPDPAASHYGDSYLSVFHLLHHLNRHSPALRFLNAVTVATLFLRLRETGPPPASWTLSGPSAAPEEEGGNTDWSTELWLMGSAVLRHILQLRCNAQAIVTLQDAGATNSPVQSRREIRISTAIFPTLSLLNHSCCPNTSLGFSTGAAVDPSGSDLSADLGESVSEHGVTVSVRAAEVINAGQEILHCYGPHSRRMVTPVRQHLLQGQYYFLCQCEACSQTQEEGGTEGRQQRSGGGGSRREAGLLCFKCKGSLKKSGADKGAGFMCSQSSCSHRVSSSEVSLMLQEIRVDLEKAVDLMERERTDEALRLLNRTQCQAARVLAETHPLQGELADAMARAYATGGDWNNAASHLERSAVAIGSQYGDDSIELGQQLFKLAQLHFNGGARGPALSLIPKVRRLLRLHSGPHCLELQELQAMEDCLRG, from the exons ATGGACCTTCCCTGTGTCCAGTGGCAGGACCACGTTGCACAGAAATGGACGAGGCTCGATACCGAGTTACAGGAGCGTTTTACATCCCTGACGGAAGtagatgatgtttttaaatgtgccttAACTCTGACAAC CCAAGATGATCTGGACTTTCTGGAGTCAATCTGTGAAAGAGACTCGGGACAGAAGGACACAGAGCGAGCAGCAAAGTGCAGAGAGAAGGGAAACTGCAGCTTCAGGAGCAGAGACCACACCGCGGCCGCTCTGCACTACTCACAG GGCGTCTGTTTCGCTCCCCTAAGGTCAGAGCAGCTGCCTCTGTGTTACGCCAACCGCTCTGCTGCCCTCTAccacctgcagctccaccaG gaatgCCTGAATGACATTGATAGAGCCCTGAAGAACGGCTACCCCTCTCATCTTCTACACAAACTAGAGGAGCGTCGCACCCAGTGTCTCAAACACATCTCTGGAGGTCAAAAGGAAAAAGACGATCGTCACGGTCCTGCCTCAAAGAATCATAAAGGTGCAGACAGAGCTGAAGCACCATCTGTTCTCAAGAGTGAGATTTGTCCTCAAGCTGCTGTAGGGTTCAGCCCGGAGAAAGGCCGACACCTGGTGGCTGTGCAGAGAATAGCAGCTGGGGAGGTGATCCTCACTGACAGGCCGTACAGCTGCGTCCTCATACCAGGGATAGAGGAGGTACAGGGGCGGAGAGGAGGGCtggacacagagggaggagggttTGGAACCGAGCACAGACGCTGTCACAGGTGTTTGAGTGAAACGCTGTGTCCTGTGCCATGTGACGGGTGTAGTTACAGCCGATACTGTTCCACCGGCTGCCAGCGGGACGCCTGGGAGGAACATCACCGCTGGGAATGTCCACTGGGAGCAGATTTGATGGTGATGGGTGTGATGTCACAGCTCGCTCTAAGGGTAACGCTGAAGGCGGGGTTAAAAAACGTCCAAACAGCCagggagccaatcagaggcaagCACACAAAGTCCGAGCCAGACGGTCCAAGCAGAGAGTCAAGTGAGACTTATACAAATCAACCCGatcctgctgcttcacactaCGGTGACTCTTACCTCAGCGTGTTCCACCTGCTTCACCACCTGAACCGCCACAGCCCTGCTCTGCGTTTCCTCAACGCTGTTACCGTAGCAACGCTTTTCCTGAGGCTGAGGGAGACAGGACCCCCGCCTGCATCTTGGACCCTCAGTGGGCCCTCAGCGGCgccggaggaggagggaggtaaCACAGATTGGAGCACAGAGCTGTGGCTGATGGGAAGTGCTGTTCTGAGGCACATCCTGCAACTTAGGTGTAACGCCCAGGCGATCGTCACGCTGCAAGATGCAG GAGCAACGAACTCACCGGTGCAGTCCCGCAGGGAAATCCGCATTTCCACGGCAATATTCCCAACTCTTAGTCTCCTGAATCACTCCTGCTGTCCCAACACCAGCCTGGGGTTCAGCACCGGAGCTGCTGTTGATCCCTCCGGGTCGGATCTGTCTGCAGACCTCGGTGAGAGTGTGTCTGAGCACGGAGTCACTGTGAGTGTCAGAGCAGCCGAAGTTATCAATGCAGGACAAGAGATCCTGCACTGCTACG GTCCTCACAGCAGGAGGATGGTGACCCCCGTACGCCAGCATCTCCTGCAGGGGCAGTACTACttcctgtgtcagtgtgaggCCTGCAGCCAAAcccaggaggagggaggtacGGAGGGCAGACAGCAGCGGTCGGGTGGTGGAGGTTCTCGACGCGAGGCTGGACTCCTGTGTTTCAAGTGCAAAGGATCTCTCAAA aaaagcGGTGCAGACAAAGGAGCTGGATTTATGTGTTCCCAGTCGTCCTGCTCTCATCGTGTGTCGTCATCTGAAGTGAGCCTCATGCTGCAGGAGATCAGAGTCGACCTGGAGAAAGCTGTGGACctcatggagagagagaggacag ATGAGGCTCTCAGACTCTTGAACAGGACTCAGTGTCAGGCTGCACGAGTCCTTGCAGAGACGCACCCTCTACAAGGAGAGCTGGCTGATGCTATGGCCAGAGCATATGCCACAGGGG GTGACTGGAATAACGCAGCCTCCCATCTGGAGCGCAGCGCCGTAGCTATTGGCTCCCAGTACGGAGATGACAGTATTGAACTGGGTCAGCAACTCTTCAAATTAGCTCAGCTACACTTCAACGG GGGTGCCAGAGGCCCggccctctctctcatccccaAGGTCAGAAGACTCCTCCGCCTGCACTCTGGTCCGCACTGCCTGGAActacaggagctgcaggccATGGAGGACTGTCTCAGAGGGTAG